From the Desulfosarcina sp. BuS5 genome, one window contains:
- a CDS encoding type IIL restriction-modification enzyme MmeI has product MVFAFDKYSQFAVLQSNMHVNWAWKYCTTMKTDLSYGPSRIFETFPFPQNVGQLAESELDEIGEKYHELRSLIMFKTKIGLTKTYNLFNKDDLTVEDIVKGSRQCQEDCKDAHKNILTLRNFHKQMDEKVISAYGWEDIKLAHDFYEVDYLPENDRIRYTISPDARKEILKRLLKLNHEIHEQEVKASLLAKEKTKKKKIKKKQKTGTPKQMEMF; this is encoded by the coding sequence ATTGTATTTGCTTTTGATAAATATAGCCAATTTGCTGTATTACAGTCAAATATGCATGTCAATTGGGCCTGGAAATATTGTACTACTATGAAGACAGACTTGAGTTATGGGCCAAGCAGAATTTTCGAGACATTTCCCTTTCCACAAAATGTAGGACAACTGGCTGAAAGTGAATTGGATGAAATTGGGGAGAAATATCATGAGTTGCGCAGCCTAATAATGTTCAAAACGAAAATTGGACTCACCAAAACTTACAACCTGTTTAACAAAGACGACCTAACAGTTGAGGATATCGTAAAAGGAAGTAGGCAATGCCAAGAAGATTGTAAAGATGCCCACAAAAACATTCTAACTCTCCGCAATTTTCATAAACAAATGGATGAAAAAGTTATCAGTGCATATGGCTGGGAGGATATAAAGCTTGCCCATGATTTTTACGAAGTGGATTATCTCCCGGAAAACGACCGTATTCGATATACAATTTCACCCGATGCCAGAAAAGAAATCTTAAAACGCCTCTTAAAGCTAAACCACGAAATCCATGAACAGGAAGTCAAAGCCAGCCTGCTCGCAAAAGAAAAAACCAAAAAGAAAAAAATAAAAAAGAAACAAAAAACAGGCACGCCAAAACAAATGGAGATGTTTTAG
- a CDS encoding serine protein kinase — translation MADLKEIKPNRTLEYHLNAVKEGERSFENAFQAVSRMILEDEIEKVVVKGITTYNYKIFNRGAKHIIGMYDEINSFVSFVKDAAEGGSSKEMAYVLVGEPGNGKTFFVEFLCSLYRKFLSNDKNRKYSFKLHNLDKVGGYGRIPTIESQTYEDPMILAMNLYEDPDKNRNFLSEKIGFSDSEIEKLYENYRPLGACTGYIWNDIQVYMDGNMDDMLKCIEIVPVPLIESLGTITGKYPAKDKITSSSVDLLGEESIQRLLHITDTSNPYRFDLKRGALARVAGGGIHFSDEIFKNKRDLVQVYLGVIQNRNIEIDGFKWPIDTLIVATSNNSEFNRFLAEKEEAPIVDRCRISHVSHNTDYKLQEKLTSYAIGSETKTTLDNEKLHQDPNLNYAASLAAVLTRLPRSEKLTPIETMKLAAGEIAGEKSIKALAEVIDTLNQDPEITNRFGQKGLGQRNLGRAIQLMLESSETNEGKCMFAYNVFKAVERIILDYVSEANDRAKYLEDLKTAKGLYRERIMTEMFNAYMDEPHAIKKDVMNYVNMIIGIDAENLGPDKMWKYKDPQTGELKAMKIDERYIKSVEEQLGLKTEEQRSTFRTTIRKIYGQKLSVDPEYDFMDNLELVKAVTDVRLKSDISGAGSLIGALANRTNEENQKLYDRMIDTMLTKLNYCKTCAQKTIEYFCTQEDEK, via the coding sequence ATGGCCGATTTAAAAGAGATTAAACCGAACCGAACTCTTGAGTATCATCTCAACGCAGTAAAAGAGGGGGAACGATCCTTTGAAAATGCCTTCCAGGCTGTTTCTAGGATGATTTTGGAGGATGAGATCGAAAAAGTTGTCGTAAAAGGTATAACCACTTATAATTATAAAATTTTCAACCGCGGGGCAAAGCATATAATAGGCATGTATGATGAGATCAATAGTTTTGTATCCTTTGTCAAGGATGCCGCTGAAGGAGGCTCTTCCAAAGAAATGGCTTATGTTCTTGTGGGTGAGCCGGGCAATGGCAAGACTTTTTTTGTGGAATTTTTATGCTCCTTGTACCGCAAATTTCTCTCGAACGACAAAAATCGCAAATATTCTTTCAAATTACATAATCTTGACAAAGTCGGTGGTTATGGAAGGATTCCCACGATTGAATCACAGACATACGAAGATCCGATGATTCTTGCGATGAATCTTTATGAAGATCCTGACAAAAACAGAAATTTTTTATCCGAAAAAATCGGTTTTTCCGATTCGGAAATCGAAAAGCTTTATGAAAACTACCGACCCCTGGGCGCGTGCACCGGATATATCTGGAATGATATCCAGGTTTATATGGACGGCAATATGGATGATATGTTGAAATGCATAGAGATCGTGCCGGTTCCGCTTATTGAAAGTCTGGGAACCATTACAGGTAAATATCCTGCCAAAGATAAAATAACCTCTTCATCCGTGGACCTTCTAGGGGAAGAGTCTATCCAGCGCCTGCTTCATATTACAGATACAAGTAATCCCTATCGTTTTGATCTTAAACGCGGTGCGCTTGCACGGGTGGCCGGCGGCGGAATTCATTTCAGCGATGAAATTTTCAAGAATAAGAGAGACCTGGTGCAGGTCTACCTTGGTGTTATCCAAAACCGGAACATTGAGATAGACGGCTTTAAGTGGCCTATAGATACCCTTATAGTAGCCACCAGTAATAATTCGGAATTTAACCGGTTTCTGGCTGAAAAGGAGGAGGCCCCCATTGTTGACAGGTGTCGTATCTCCCATGTTTCCCACAACACCGATTACAAGCTGCAGGAGAAACTTACCTCATATGCCATAGGCAGTGAAACAAAAACCACCCTGGATAATGAGAAACTGCATCAGGACCCCAACCTTAACTACGCAGCTTCTTTGGCTGCTGTTCTTACTCGTCTCCCAAGATCGGAAAAACTTACTCCTATTGAAACGATGAAACTGGCTGCGGGTGAAATCGCAGGTGAAAAAAGCATCAAGGCCCTGGCCGAAGTTATAGATACATTAAACCAAGACCCTGAAATCACCAACAGATTCGGCCAAAAAGGGCTTGGTCAGCGTAATCTTGGAAGAGCCATTCAACTTATGCTCGAAAGCTCTGAAACAAATGAAGGCAAGTGTATGTTCGCATATAATGTCTTTAAGGCGGTTGAGAGGATTATCCTGGATTATGTATCAGAAGCCAATGACAGGGCAAAATACCTTGAAGATCTTAAAACAGCCAAGGGCTTGTATCGCGAAAGGATCATGACCGAGATGTTCAATGCCTATATGGATGAACCCCATGCCATTAAAAAGGATGTTATGAACTACGTCAACATGATAATAGGTATAGACGCTGAAAACCTGGGGCCGGACAAGATGTGGAAATATAAAGACCCCCAGACCGGCGAACTCAAGGCCATGAAAATTGATGAGCGCTATATCAAGAGCGTGGAAGAGCAACTGGGGCTCAAGACCGAGGAGCAGCGGAGTACATTCCGGACGACTATTCGAAAGATTTACGGTCAAAAACTTTCCGTAGATCCTGAGTATGATTTTATGGACAACCTGGAGCTGGTAAAAGCTGTAACTGATGTCAGGCTTAAATCGGATATATCCGGAGCGGGAAGCCTTATCGGTGCGCTTGCAAACAGAACCAACGAGGAGAACCAGAAGCTATACGACCGGATGATAGATACAATGCTTACAAAATTAAACTACTGCAAGACTTGCGCTCAGAAAACCATAGAATACTTCTGCACCCAGGAGGATGAAAAGTAG
- a CDS encoding ATP-binding protein: MQKLNRTLLINLRNDNYQYQDGLFMLTIPSFNEAVIREAILNAVSHRDYRLAGSVFVKQYPSKIEIISPGGFPPGITAENILWKQYPRNRRIAEAFGRCGLVERSGQGANRMFEQCARESKIPPDFSWTDDYQVFLTLNGKVQDPQFLRFLEKIGRERQVSFDSTDFIILDLINREQKLPQWAKDQVFVLIKSGAVERVARKYILSRKFYEFMGKKGVYTRKCGLDRETNKQLLLKHIKDNKNQGSQFRDLKEVLPSLSRDQVKKILAEMKGGKMICVVGKTSAARWYPGTGD; encoded by the coding sequence ATGCAAAAACTTAACCGGACACTACTGATTAATTTACGCAATGATAACTATCAATATCAAGATGGCCTTTTCATGCTGACTATTCCTTCTTTCAACGAAGCTGTTATTCGTGAGGCTATCCTCAACGCTGTCAGTCATAGGGATTACCGCCTTGCCGGTTCGGTTTTTGTTAAACAATATCCTTCAAAAATCGAAATTATCAGTCCTGGTGGATTTCCTCCAGGAATAACGGCAGAAAACATATTATGGAAACAGTATCCCCGTAATCGTCGCATTGCAGAGGCATTTGGCCGATGCGGTTTGGTGGAACGGTCTGGTCAGGGAGCCAACCGAATGTTCGAGCAATGCGCCAGGGAGAGCAAAATCCCCCCTGATTTTTCTTGGACAGATGATTACCAAGTGTTTCTCACGTTAAACGGTAAGGTGCAAGATCCCCAATTCTTGCGCTTTCTAGAAAAAATAGGACGAGAGCGGCAGGTATCATTTGATTCGACCGACTTTATCATTTTGGATTTAATCAACAGGGAGCAAAAGCTGCCCCAATGGGCCAAAGATCAAGTCTTCGTTCTGATTAAATCAGGCGCTGTTGAGCGTGTTGCTCGCAAATATATTCTTTCCAGAAAATTTTATGAATTCATGGGCAAAAAAGGCGTGTACACCAGGAAATGCGGATTGGACCGCGAAACCAATAAGCAATTGTTGCTCAAGCACATTAAAGACAATAAAAATCAGGGGAGCCAATTCCGTGATTTAAAGGAGGTATTACCCTCACTCTCAAGGGATCAGGTGAAAAAGATACTTGCTGAAATGAAAGGGGGGAAAATGATATGTGTTGTCGGCAAGACCAGCGCAGCCAGATGGTATCCAGGTACTGGTGATTAA
- the recN gene encoding DNA repair protein RecN — translation MLLELSIKNFAIIDDLHIIFSTGLTILSGETGAGKSIIINAVNLLLGSRSVPALIRTGSENAELEALFQIAPDSYAARVLADLGFDTDETLLIRRIISRNNKHRVYINGHTATIRMLHSVTANIASISGQHAHQRLLKEEEHLLILDQFGELAALRENLSRRFNEILPLIKRLHDFKLSQARQAEQIELLEFQKKEILEVSIKINEDTDLEQERMRLKNMAELLKSVNHGLEVLYTGEGAVVERLMEVEKDLSKLRSIDESLSMQAKRLASAALQVEDIVEELRSYLAGIHTDEKRLEEVEERIDLLHKLKRKYGGTLEAVFSFLGNIDKELNEAKNISGKIVDTEKRVAELHELLVAMATELSAKRRIAAEGLAREVEEELSTLKMDNTRFKIFLEIIGVDAGRDSFLSVDGKAITETGVDKALFFIAPNVGEALKPLSGIASGGELSRIVLALKAIMAKSESVETIVFDEVDAGIGGGTAEVAGQKLALLARHHQVICITHLPQIAKFGNHHFRIYKEVKDDRTTTVIKPVKGKDRLNEIARMLGGEKITAATLEHAREMLKQAL, via the coding sequence ATGCTCCTGGAACTATCAATAAAAAATTTTGCCATCATCGATGATCTGCATATTATATTTTCTACTGGCCTGACGATCCTCAGCGGTGAAACCGGCGCCGGTAAATCTATTATTATAAATGCCGTCAATCTTTTGTTAGGCAGCAGGTCTGTGCCTGCACTGATACGCACAGGCTCGGAAAATGCTGAACTAGAGGCCTTATTTCAAATCGCCCCGGATAGCTATGCGGCCAGGGTACTTGCCGACCTGGGATTTGACACAGATGAAACACTTTTGATCAGAAGGATTATATCACGTAATAATAAGCACAGAGTTTATATCAACGGGCATACAGCAACTATCCGGATGCTGCATTCTGTAACAGCTAATATTGCCAGTATATCGGGACAGCATGCACATCAAAGACTTTTAAAAGAAGAAGAGCATTTATTAATTCTAGATCAGTTCGGGGAACTTGCGGCACTTCGAGAGAATCTGTCAAGGCGTTTTAATGAAATATTGCCACTGATTAAAAGGTTGCATGATTTTAAACTTTCCCAAGCCCGGCAGGCTGAACAGATAGAACTGCTTGAATTTCAAAAAAAAGAAATTTTGGAAGTTTCCATAAAAATCAATGAAGACACAGATCTGGAGCAGGAAAGGATGCGCCTTAAAAACATGGCAGAGCTGCTCAAGTCTGTTAACCATGGGCTGGAAGTGTTATATACGGGTGAAGGCGCTGTTGTAGAAAGGCTTATGGAAGTTGAAAAGGATTTAAGCAAACTGCGCAGTATTGATGAAAGCCTGTCCATGCAAGCCAAAAGGTTAGCAAGCGCTGCATTGCAGGTTGAAGATATAGTGGAAGAACTTCGATCTTATCTTGCAGGTATTCATACAGATGAGAAGCGTCTTGAAGAAGTGGAAGAGCGGATTGATTTACTCCATAAACTGAAGCGCAAATATGGCGGCACACTTGAAGCTGTTTTTTCTTTCCTCGGCAATATAGATAAAGAACTGAATGAAGCTAAAAATATATCGGGCAAGATAGTTGATACAGAAAAAAGAGTAGCAGAACTTCACGAATTGCTGGTAGCGATGGCAACTGAATTATCCGCAAAAAGGAGAATAGCGGCTGAAGGACTGGCCAGGGAAGTGGAGGAAGAACTATCCACTTTAAAAATGGATAATACAAGGTTTAAAATTTTTTTGGAAATAATTGGAGTTGATGCCGGCAGAGACTCTTTTCTTTCAGTTGACGGTAAAGCCATAACTGAAACAGGAGTGGACAAGGCTCTCTTTTTTATCGCTCCAAATGTCGGGGAAGCTCTTAAGCCTTTATCAGGCATTGCCTCCGGCGGAGAGCTCTCAAGGATAGTTCTTGCATTAAAGGCTATAATGGCAAAATCGGAATCCGTCGAAACAATAGTGTTTGACGAAGTAGATGCCGGTATCGGAGGGGGTACAGCCGAGGTTGCCGGCCAAAAGCTCGCTTTGCTTGCCCGTCATCACCAGGTTATTTGCATTACTCACCTGCCTCAAATAGCAAAATTCGGTAACCATCACTTCAGGATATACAAAGAGGTCAAAGACGATCGCACCACCACGGTCATTAAGCCTGTCAAGGGGAAAGACCGTCTGAATGAGATAGCCAGAATGCTGGGCGGTGAAAAAATTACAGCAGCAACCCTTGAGCATGCCAGGGAAATGCTGAAGCAGGCATTATAG
- a CDS encoding molybdopterin biosynthesis protein: MVTKRNVYLNMKTLQEAKKILMENFPTGGLLSKEMIPVPDAVGRVLSEPVTANFSSPGFHSAAMDGIAVKAKQTFGAGEMKPKKLAVGKNAFFVNTGHVMPDNTDAVIMMEHLNIIDDDIIEIEAPAFPWQNVRKMGEDIVATELIFPRNHLVTPYCVGALLSGGIFSVSVRTKPKVLIIPTGSELLDWQPEEFQISPLEHLKPGRVIESNSFVLGKMAEACGGVFVRHNILKDDREVIKKIVKDACSRDFDIILTVGGSSAGSEDFTKWIVENIGRVLVHGVTIMPGKPILIGKIKDKPFFGIPGYPVSAIIAFEEFVQPLICKMLGRPEEDRPEVQVELTRKVPSKLGIEEFLRVKLGRVGDKISAIPLPGGAGCITTITEADGIIRIPNHVEGLTDKKQVTAKLLRPLASVDNTIVVVGSHDNTLDLLADQTKASHAGLTLSSSHVGSMGGLIAVKKGVCHLAGSHLLDTEDGSYNISYIKKFLPDMKIKLVNLVIRDQGLIVPAGNPKKIKGIADLAGDDIVIINRQSGSGTRILLDYRLKELGINPQNINGYKNEEYTHMSVGVAVLSGTADAGLGIYAAARALKLDFIPVVTEQYDLVIPEEYFESEKIRALLEIINTKEFQKRVAALGGYSTEKTGEIIL; encoded by the coding sequence ATGGTAACTAAACGCAATGTTTATTTAAACATGAAGACACTGCAAGAGGCAAAAAAAATTTTGATGGAAAATTTTCCAACAGGGGGCTTGCTTTCAAAGGAGATGATTCCTGTGCCGGATGCAGTCGGCCGGGTGCTGTCTGAACCTGTGACGGCGAATTTTTCCTCTCCGGGCTTTCATTCTGCTGCAATGGATGGAATAGCCGTAAAAGCGAAACAGACCTTCGGAGCCGGCGAAATGAAACCTAAAAAATTAGCGGTCGGCAAGAATGCTTTTTTCGTTAACACCGGCCATGTAATGCCGGATAATACGGATGCGGTCATTATGATGGAGCATCTCAATATTATAGATGATGATATAATTGAAATAGAGGCTCCGGCTTTCCCCTGGCAGAATGTTCGTAAAATGGGAGAAGATATCGTTGCTACTGAGCTGATTTTTCCCAGAAATCATCTTGTGACGCCATACTGTGTCGGAGCCTTGCTTTCAGGAGGCATATTTTCCGTTTCTGTCAGGACGAAGCCGAAAGTGCTTATAATACCTACTGGTTCCGAGCTGCTTGACTGGCAACCGGAAGAGTTCCAAATCAGCCCCCTGGAACATCTAAAGCCCGGCCGGGTGATTGAGTCCAATTCGTTTGTGCTTGGCAAAATGGCGGAAGCCTGCGGCGGAGTGTTTGTGCGGCACAACATATTGAAAGATGACAGGGAAGTAATAAAAAAAATCGTAAAGGATGCCTGCAGCCGGGATTTTGATATAATACTCACTGTCGGCGGTTCTTCCGCAGGATCAGAGGATTTTACCAAATGGATCGTAGAAAATATCGGCCGGGTTCTGGTTCACGGTGTCACAATCATGCCCGGCAAACCGATTTTAATCGGTAAAATTAAGGATAAGCCATTTTTCGGCATTCCGGGATACCCGGTATCCGCCATCATCGCCTTTGAAGAGTTTGTACAGCCCTTGATCTGCAAAATGCTTGGGCGACCTGAAGAAGACAGGCCTGAAGTTCAGGTGGAACTGACAAGAAAGGTTCCTTCAAAGCTCGGAATAGAGGAATTTTTGCGTGTTAAATTAGGAAGAGTAGGGGATAAGATTTCAGCCATTCCTCTGCCGGGAGGAGCAGGATGCATAACTACCATAACCGAGGCGGACGGTATCATCCGCATTCCTAACCATGTAGAAGGATTGACGGATAAGAAACAGGTCACGGCGAAACTGCTTCGTCCTCTTGCTTCTGTTGATAATACTATTGTAGTTGTGGGCAGCCATGACAATACCCTCGATCTGCTGGCTGATCAAACCAAGGCCAGTCATGCCGGTCTGACGCTTTCATCAAGCCATGTCGGCAGCATGGGCGGGCTGATAGCAGTAAAAAAGGGGGTTTGCCATCTGGCCGGATCGCATCTGCTGGATACGGAAGACGGATCATACAATATCTCGTATATAAAAAAATTTTTGCCTGATATGAAGATTAAACTGGTCAATCTTGTAATACGTGACCAGGGCCTGATTGTACCGGCAGGCAATCCCAAAAAAATTAAAGGTATTGCAGACCTTGCCGGGGATGATATAGTTATTATCAACAGACAGTCAGGTTCCGGCACAAGAATACTTCTTGATTACAGATTAAAAGAATTGGGGATCAACCCGCAAAATATTAATGGATATAAGAACGAGGAATATACTCACATGTCTGTGGGCGTTGCCGTTCTCAGTGGAACAGCAGATGCCGGCCTCGGTATTTATGCCGCTGCCAGGGCGTTAAAGCTGGATTTTATTCCTGTTGTAACTGAACAGTACGATCTTGTTATTCCGGAAGAATATTTTGAATCTGAAAAGATCAGGGCGCTGCTCGAAATTATCAATACAAAAGAATTCCAAAAAAGGGTCGCGGCCCTGGGGGGATACAGCACCGAAAAAACCGGGGAGATTATTTTGTGA
- a CDS encoding N-6 DNA methylase: protein MKEITIQLKIIEMKYTTIRIEGAILSADILDKIEQGDIGGQLTKNFGFDTKIKVKDEIARAWADAQDLWRIFKRQKEKVAEQKYGTTETRKFWMIPLLGLLGYDAQLSKAETVHGKSYAVSHRVTNLAGFPIHIVGFNDSLDKKRTDSGPRMSPHALLQEYINLTEHLYAIITNGIHLRLLRNSSRLIRLSFIEFDLETMMEEEHYADFAIMFRLLHSSRMPAKRDQDAESLIEKYHQDALDSGSRIREGLSNAVEYSIRSLANGFLEHADNENLQEKIDNENISASKFYQYQLRLIYRLLFLMVIEERNLIFPANADKTKREIYYEYYSVNHLRRLCEKPYLADQRFNDLWIALKNTFHLFESEIKGKHLGLSPLAGDLFGYNAIGILNNCNLDNKILLECLRNLSVFINKKTGQKMRVNYASLNVEEFGSVYEGLLEYDPVITKQGGVFQFDFVKGSGRSSSGSHYTPDELVQPLIKHSLDYVIKDKLKSPDEKAEKEKALLSIKVCDVACGSGHILLNAARRIGAELAKVRTGEDQPSPAPLRLAIRDVIKSCIYGVDKNRLAVELCKVSLWLEAHNPGEPLNFLDHHIKCGDAIVGLAYKEELENGIADEAFKKMPGDDKDIRAALAKRNKGERKSAEKRKIFYEHMVWSC from the coding sequence TTGAAGGAAATTACTATACAATTAAAAATTATTGAAATGAAATACACAACCATACGCATAGAAGGCGCGATACTTTCAGCAGATATCCTGGACAAGATCGAGCAGGGAGATATTGGCGGCCAGCTTACCAAGAATTTTGGCTTTGATACAAAAATAAAGGTCAAGGATGAAATCGCAAGGGCATGGGCGGATGCCCAGGATCTGTGGAGAATATTCAAAAGGCAGAAAGAAAAAGTTGCTGAGCAGAAATACGGAACCACGGAAACAAGAAAGTTCTGGATGATCCCCCTGCTCGGATTGTTAGGATATGATGCCCAGCTATCAAAGGCGGAAACCGTTCATGGTAAATCGTATGCAGTAAGCCACCGCGTAACCAATCTTGCCGGATTCCCGATTCATATAGTGGGGTTTAATGACAGTCTTGATAAAAAGCGGACAGACAGCGGACCCCGCATGTCCCCACATGCCCTTTTGCAGGAATATATAAATCTTACCGAACATCTTTATGCAATTATTACAAACGGCATTCATTTAAGGCTTCTGCGAAACAGCAGCAGGCTTATCAGGCTGTCATTTATCGAGTTTGATCTCGAAACAATGATGGAGGAAGAACATTATGCTGACTTTGCCATAATGTTTCGCCTTCTCCATTCAAGCCGCATGCCTGCAAAAAGGGATCAGGATGCAGAGAGCCTGATTGAAAAATACCATCAGGACGCGCTGGATTCAGGATCAAGAATTCGAGAAGGCTTAAGTAATGCCGTAGAATATTCCATACGTTCTCTTGCAAACGGTTTTCTGGAACATGCAGACAATGAAAATCTCCAGGAAAAAATTGATAACGAGAATATTTCAGCATCTAAATTTTATCAATACCAGCTTCGCCTTATATACAGGCTTTTATTTTTAATGGTTATTGAAGAAAGAAACCTGATTTTTCCTGCCAATGCGGATAAAACCAAAAGAGAAATCTACTATGAATATTACAGCGTAAACCACCTCAGAAGGCTTTGTGAAAAACCCTATCTTGCCGACCAGCGGTTTAACGACCTTTGGATTGCACTTAAAAATACATTTCATCTTTTTGAAAGTGAAATAAAAGGGAAGCATCTGGGGCTAAGCCCCTTGGCCGGCGACCTGTTCGGATATAATGCAATTGGCATATTAAACAACTGTAATCTTGATAACAAGATACTTCTGGAGTGCCTAAGGAACCTAAGCGTATTCATCAATAAAAAAACAGGCCAAAAGATGCGTGTGAATTATGCCTCCCTGAATGTTGAAGAGTTTGGATCGGTTTATGAGGGCCTGCTTGAATATGATCCGGTGATTACAAAACAGGGCGGGGTTTTTCAATTTGATTTTGTTAAAGGGTCAGGCCGGTCTTCATCCGGTTCCCACTATACGCCTGATGAACTTGTTCAGCCGCTTATAAAGCATTCTCTGGATTATGTAATTAAAGACAAGCTGAAATCGCCTGACGAAAAAGCAGAAAAGGAAAAAGCTTTATTATCCATTAAGGTTTGTGATGTTGCATGCGGCAGCGGACATATATTGCTTAATGCAGCGAGAAGAATCGGAGCTGAACTTGCAAAGGTCAGGACAGGAGAAGATCAGCCTTCCCCTGCGCCTTTGCGGTTGGCGATCAGGGATGTGATTAAATCGTGTATTTATGGCGTGGATAAGAATCGTCTCGCTGTTGAGTTATGCAAAGTTTCCCTGTGGCTTGAGGCGCATAATCCAGGAGAGCCATTAAATTTTCTTGATCATCATATCAAATGTGGTGATGCCATTGTCGGGCTTGCATATAAGGAGGAGCTTGAAAACGGAATTGCCGACGAGGCGTTTAAAAAGATGCCTGGTGATGACAAGGATATAAGGGCTGCGCTGGCAAAGAGAAATAAAGGAGAAAGGAAAAGCGCTGAAAAAAGAAAAATTTTCTATGAACATATGGTCTGGAGCTGCTGA
- a CDS encoding IS4 family transposase yields MDIFNIPKKNFNPQSHARFLKPLQKIFPDTPQLKSRGHRPLKMTFEDQLHALIFFHLQEHESARDLIQHLKEDDFAKECVAPDGGISRSSFSEIINSRGLEQLEYVFQALCSQAQNALPSNYSDLGELVSIDGSLIDAVLSMYWADYRKGAKKAKGHFGFDVNRKIPIKIHLTNGNGAERPFVRSILTKGQTGIMDRGYQSHKDFDLLQDEKKHFVCRIKAKTTRTIIKEQPVDPDSYIFYDAVVLLGTPGVNQTRKPVRLVGYKIAGVKYFVATDRYDLTAEQVATVYKLRWDIETFFKWWKKHLKVYHLIAHSRYGLMVQILAGLITYLLMAIYCHEQFNEPVSIKRIRQLRNTIQNELRTDEKNVWSDNLIIKEQMLYAKT; encoded by the coding sequence ATGGACATATTCAATATCCCAAAAAAGAATTTTAATCCCCAATCTCATGCTCGATTTCTCAAACCTTTGCAAAAGATTTTTCCTGACACGCCACAGCTTAAATCCCGAGGTCACAGGCCATTGAAAATGACTTTTGAAGATCAGCTTCACGCACTGATATTTTTCCATCTACAAGAACATGAATCAGCTCGTGATCTTATTCAACACCTTAAAGAAGACGATTTTGCCAAAGAATGTGTCGCTCCAGATGGAGGGATCAGTCGTAGCAGTTTTTCCGAAATTATCAATTCTCGAGGGCTTGAACAGCTTGAATATGTTTTTCAAGCTCTTTGCAGCCAGGCACAAAATGCTTTACCATCAAATTATTCAGATCTCGGTGAACTCGTTTCCATTGATGGATCTTTAATTGATGCAGTTCTGTCCATGTACTGGGCTGATTACAGAAAAGGCGCTAAAAAAGCAAAAGGCCATTTCGGCTTTGATGTCAATCGCAAGATTCCTATAAAAATTCATCTGACAAATGGAAATGGCGCTGAACGCCCCTTTGTCAGGTCTATCCTTACAAAAGGCCAAACAGGAATCATGGATCGGGGGTATCAATCACATAAGGATTTTGATCTTCTTCAGGATGAAAAAAAACATTTTGTTTGCCGCATCAAAGCGAAAACAACAAGAACTATTATCAAAGAGCAGCCTGTTGATCCCGACAGCTATATTTTTTATGATGCTGTGGTTCTTCTTGGCACTCCTGGGGTAAACCAGACCAGAAAGCCGGTTCGACTGGTTGGTTATAAAATTGCCGGTGTCAAATATTTTGTGGCAACTGATCGTTATGACCTTACAGCCGAGCAGGTTGCAACCGTTTATAAGCTTAGATGGGATATCGAAACTTTTTTCAAATGGTGGAAGAAACATTTAAAAGTGTACCACTTGATTGCTCACAGTAGATATGGCCTGATGGTTCAAATCCTTGCGGGGTTAATAACCTACCTGCTTATGGCCATATACTGCCATGAACAGTTTAATGAACCTGTATCAATAAAGAGGATTCGTCAGCTTAGAAATACCATCCAGAACGAATTACGTACTGACGAAAAAAACGTATGGTCTGATAATCTGATTATCAAAGAGCAAATGCTATATGCAAAAACTTAA